The Cervus elaphus chromosome 12, mCerEla1.1, whole genome shotgun sequence genome includes a region encoding these proteins:
- the SAV1 gene encoding protein salvador homolog 1 — MLSRKKTKNEVSKPAEVQGKYVKKETSPLLRNLMPSFIRHGPTIPRRTDICLPDSSANAFSASGDGVVSRNHSFLRTPIQRTPHEMMRRESNRLSAPSYLARSLADVPREYGSSQSFLTEVNFAPENGDSGSRYYYSDNYFDGQRRRPLGDRAHEDYRYYEYNHDLFQRMPQNQGRHASGIGRVAATSLGNLANHGSEDLPLPPGWSVDWTMRGRKYYIDHNTNTTHWSHPLEREGLPPGWERVESSEFGTYYVDHTNKKAQYRHPCAPSVPRYDQPPPVTYQPQQAERNQSLLVPANPYHTAEIPDWLQVYARAPVKYDHILKWELFQLADLDTYQGMLKLLFMKELEQIVKMYEAYRQALLTELENRKQRQQWYAQQHGKNF, encoded by the exons ATGCTGTCccgaaagaaaaccaaaaacgaAGTGTCCAAGCCGGCCGAGGTGCAGGGGAAGTACGTGAAGAAGGAGACGTCGCCTCTGCTGCGGA ATCTTATGCCTTCTTTTATCCGGCACGGTCCAACAATTCCAAGACGAACTGATATCTGTCTTCCAGATTCAAGTGCTAATGCATTTTCAGCTTCTGGAGATGGAGTAGTTTCAAGAAACCATAGTTTCCTTAGAACTCCAATTCAAAGAACACCTCATGAAATGATGAGAAGAGAAAGCAACAGATTATCTGCACCTTCTTACCTTGCCAGGAGTCTAGCAGATGTCCCTAGGGAGTATGGCTCTTCTCAGTCATTTTTAACAGAAGTTAACTTTGCTCCCGAAAATGGAGACTCTGGTTCCCGATATTATTATTCAGATAATTATTTTGATGGTCAGAGGAGGCGCCCACTTGGAGATCGTGCACATGAAGACTATAGGTATTATGAATACAACCATGATCTCTTCCAAAGAATGCCACAGAATCAGGGGAGGCATGCTTCAG GTATTGGGAGAGTTGCTGCTACATCATTAGGAAATTTAGCTAACCATGGTTCTGAAGATTTACCCCTTCCTCCTGGCTGGTCTGTGGACTGGACAATGAGAGGGAGGAAATATTACATAGATCACAACACAAATACAACTCATTGGAGCCATCCTCTTGAGCGAGAAGGACTTCCTCCCGGATGGGAACGCGTTGAGTCTTCAGAATTTGGAACCTATTATGTAGATCACACGAATAAAAAGGCTCAGTATAGGCATCCTTGTGCTCCAAG TGTGCCTCGGTATGATCAACCTCCTCCTGTTACATACCAGCCACAGCAAGCCGAGAGAAATCAGTCCCTTCTGGTACCTGCAAATCCGTATCATACTGCAGAAATTCCTGACTGGCTTCAGGTTTATGCTCGAGCCCCTGTGAA ATATGACCACATTCTGAAGTGGGAACTCTTTCAGCTGGCTGACCTGGACACATACCAGGGAATGCTAAAGTTGCTTTTCATGAAAGAACTGGAACAGATTGTTAAAATGTATGAAGCCTACAGACAGGCTCTTCTCACGGAGTTGGAAAATCGTAAGCAGAGACAGCAGTGGTATGCCCAGCAACATGGCAagaatttttaa